In a genomic window of Streptomyces pristinaespiralis:
- a CDS encoding DUF2867 domain-containing protein, which yields MRIPKAAHTEQPWRIHEFAHDFRIEDVWSFRAPDAGPDDFPVMLDALKKAYDTRKAPAAVRFLFAVRWKLGALLGWDTPRAGLGGRVASLRDRLPPDLARTAAGAAPCTDPFTEVYQLDNEAARELGNKTVHDIMHLGWVPTSDGGYELRMAALVKPNGLFGRLYMAAIAPFRYLIVYPALTRQWERAWLDHGRPQRHI from the coding sequence ATGCGGATCCCGAAAGCCGCCCACACCGAACAGCCGTGGCGGATCCACGAGTTCGCCCACGACTTCCGGATCGAGGACGTGTGGTCCTTCCGCGCGCCCGACGCCGGGCCCGACGACTTCCCCGTGATGCTCGACGCGCTGAAGAAGGCTTACGACACCCGAAAGGCGCCCGCCGCCGTCCGGTTCCTGTTCGCGGTGCGCTGGAAGCTCGGTGCCCTGCTCGGCTGGGACACCCCCCGGGCGGGCCTGGGCGGGCGGGTCGCCTCGCTGCGCGACCGCCTCCCGCCCGACCTCGCCCGAACCGCCGCCGGCGCCGCCCCCTGCACCGACCCGTTCACGGAGGTGTACCAGCTCGACAACGAGGCGGCCCGCGAGCTGGGCAACAAAACCGTCCACGACATCATGCACCTGGGTTGGGTACCGACCAGCGACGGCGGATACGAGCTGCGCATGGCGGCCCTCGTCAAACCCAACGGACTGTTCGGAAGGCTCTACATGGCCGCCATCGCACCGTTCCGGTATCTCATCGTCTACCCGGCACTGACCCGCCAGTGGGAACGCGCCTGGCTCGACCACGGCCGCCCGCAGCGACACATCTGA
- a CDS encoding alpha/beta fold hydrolase, which produces MSVRGTYDADGFLAAYEQVMAKWPTPRETATVPTPFGATHVNVCGPADGPPLVLLPGGGGATSASWYAQAAELSRRHRVYAVDLIGAPGRSTPADDRHPRTVADLAEWLDALLDGLGIAKTALGGHSYGAWIALHHALRAPDRVDRLVLFDPTQCFTGFKPAYLLHALPMLLQPSPRRVRTFLKWETGGAPVDPDWLALQEAAAGFPSLRPVTGPRPAPEALRRLDLPVLLLLAGSSRTHDPSEVAARAEELLPRVTTAVLPAVSHHALPHATPAGTGRSVVDFLDGAGD; this is translated from the coding sequence ATGAGCGTTCGCGGTACGTACGATGCCGACGGTTTCCTCGCCGCGTACGAACAGGTCATGGCCAAGTGGCCCACGCCGCGCGAGACCGCCACCGTGCCCACGCCCTTCGGCGCGACGCACGTCAACGTGTGCGGCCCGGCCGACGGCCCCCCGCTCGTCCTGCTGCCTGGCGGTGGAGGAGCGACCTCCGCGTCCTGGTACGCGCAGGCCGCCGAACTCTCCCGCAGGCACCGGGTGTACGCCGTCGACCTGATCGGCGCCCCTGGCCGCAGTACGCCCGCCGATGACCGCCACCCCCGTACCGTCGCCGACCTGGCTGAGTGGCTGGACGCGCTCCTCGACGGCCTCGGCATCGCGAAGACCGCCCTGGGCGGGCACTCGTACGGAGCCTGGATCGCACTGCACCACGCGTTGCGCGCGCCCGACCGGGTCGACCGTCTGGTCCTCTTCGACCCGACCCAGTGCTTCACCGGCTTCAAGCCGGCCTACCTGCTGCACGCGCTGCCCATGCTCCTGCAGCCGTCGCCCCGCCGCGTCCGGACCTTCCTGAAGTGGGAGACCGGGGGCGCGCCCGTCGATCCCGACTGGCTGGCTCTCCAGGAGGCGGCCGCCGGGTTCCCCTCACTCCGCCCGGTGACCGGACCGCGCCCGGCACCGGAGGCCCTGCGTCGCCTGGACCTGCCGGTCCTGCTGCTCCTTGCCGGAAGCTCCAGGACCCATGATCCTTCCGAAGTGGCCGCCCGCGCCGAGGAATTGCTGCCACGCGTCACGACGGCCGTGCTGCCGGCCGTCTCTCACCACGCGCTGCCGCACGCCACCCCGGCCGGAACGGGCCGTTCGGTCGTCGACTTCCTGGACGGGGCGGGCGACTGA
- a CDS encoding cytochrome P450 produces the protein MNDAGLYRLPEAQNPSALYEQLRQQYGPVAPVLIHGDLPAWIVLGYRENLDVMRTPSRFSRDSRRWTAFKENRVAADSPLIPMVAWQPLCVFADGEEHARQRAAVVDGLAQFNRRGMRRYVTHYTRELVAGFAASGTADLVRDYAEPLPMLVVSRLLGIDPQDGPALVEPTLDLMRGSATAAASNQIVTQTLEELVARKKLHPGNDLASRLISHESRLTDTEIVEHLRLVLVAAHQGTVNLIAHTLRLVLTDRRFRGHLSGGQMTLPDALEQVMWDNPSIGIVPGRWATRDTMLGGQHIKEGDMLLLCISAANVDPEQRPDLSVPMRGNRSHLALSSGPHECPGGDIGRAIADTGIDELVALLPDLRLAVPETEIGITANWLTSRPSSLPVRFSRPRSLGGTEVTAPEPATGAQPLPVAASAPPAVPAHTPSIPKQSWWRSLLGR, from the coding sequence ATGAACGATGCCGGGCTCTACCGACTGCCCGAAGCGCAGAACCCGTCCGCGCTGTACGAACAGCTGCGGCAGCAGTACGGTCCCGTTGCTCCGGTCCTGATCCATGGAGATCTCCCCGCCTGGATCGTGCTGGGCTATCGCGAGAACCTCGACGTGATGCGCACCCCCTCCCGGTTCTCCCGCGACTCCCGCCGCTGGACAGCCTTCAAAGAGAACCGGGTCGCGGCGGACTCCCCCCTCATTCCCATGGTGGCCTGGCAGCCGCTGTGCGTTTTCGCCGACGGTGAGGAGCATGCACGCCAGCGCGCCGCGGTCGTCGACGGACTGGCACAGTTCAACCGCCGGGGCATGCGCCGATATGTCACCCACTACACTCGCGAACTCGTCGCCGGCTTCGCCGCATCCGGGACCGCCGACCTCGTGCGTGACTACGCCGAACCCCTGCCGATGCTGGTGGTCAGCCGGCTGCTCGGAATCGACCCGCAGGACGGGCCGGCGCTCGTGGAACCGACTCTGGACCTGATGCGCGGAAGCGCCACCGCTGCCGCGAGCAACCAGATCGTGACGCAGACCCTCGAGGAACTCGTTGCGCGCAAGAAGCTCCACCCGGGCAACGACCTCGCCTCGCGCCTCATTTCGCACGAGTCGCGTCTGACGGACACCGAGATCGTCGAACATCTCCGCCTGGTTCTCGTGGCCGCGCACCAGGGCACCGTGAACCTGATCGCCCACACCCTGCGGCTGGTGCTGACCGACCGACGCTTCCGCGGTCACCTCTCCGGCGGGCAGATGACGCTTCCCGACGCTCTCGAGCAGGTCATGTGGGACAACCCCAGCATCGGCATCGTGCCGGGCAGGTGGGCCACCCGCGACACCATGCTCGGCGGCCAGCACATCAAGGAGGGCGACATGCTCCTCCTGTGTATCAGCGCCGCCAACGTGGACCCCGAACAGCGCCCCGACCTCAGCGTCCCGATGCGTGGCAACAGGTCGCACCTCGCGCTCAGCAGCGGACCACACGAGTGCCCTGGAGGTGACATCGGGCGCGCTATCGCGGACACCGGCATCGACGAGCTCGTGGCGCTGCTTCCCGACCTGAGGCTGGCGGTTCCGGAGACGGAGATCGGCATCACGGCCAACTGGTTGACGAGCCGGCCTTCCTCCCTTCCTGTGCGCTTCTCGCGCCCGCGTTCCCTCGGCGGCACGGAAGTCACCGCGCCCGAACCCGCTACCGGGGCCCAACCGCTGCCTGTGGCCGCATCGGCACCACCGGCGGTGCCGGCACACACGCCGTCGATCCCGAAGCAGTCGTGGTGGCGTTCCCTGCTGGGACGTTGA
- a CDS encoding helix-turn-helix transcriptional regulator, whose translation MESLGAFLKNRRDRITPAEIGLRTYGTSRRVPGLRREELAQLAGVSAGYYTRLEQGLAESASEQVLDALARVLRLDEVESAHLHNLARQSGRSGLSEPPAETPHERVLALLAALDQATPAVLLGRRGDILDWNRAGHALMGDGMAFDTPQDPDRRPSVPRAFFLDPLARDFYRNWSELAEIHVGYLRLTAGRYPTDARLAALLGEIMMGSDTFAGLWATGDVRDCTTAAMHIQHPTAGALSVTYQVWLQPDSPDHRLEFYTPNDRGSADALRTLIP comes from the coding sequence ATGGAGAGCCTGGGAGCGTTTCTGAAGAACCGTCGGGACCGGATCACACCCGCCGAGATCGGGCTGCGCACGTACGGCACCTCGCGCCGTGTCCCCGGGCTCCGGCGCGAGGAGCTGGCTCAGCTCGCCGGGGTCAGCGCCGGCTACTACACGCGCCTGGAGCAGGGGCTGGCCGAGTCCGCCTCAGAGCAGGTGCTGGACGCGCTGGCGCGCGTGCTGCGGCTGGACGAGGTGGAGAGCGCCCACCTGCACAATCTCGCCCGGCAGTCGGGCCGTTCCGGCCTGAGCGAGCCCCCGGCCGAGACGCCGCACGAGCGCGTCCTCGCCCTCCTTGCCGCCCTGGACCAGGCCACGCCCGCGGTCCTCCTCGGCCGTCGCGGGGACATCCTGGACTGGAACCGCGCCGGGCACGCCCTGATGGGCGACGGCATGGCGTTCGACACCCCGCAGGACCCCGACCGGCGACCGTCCGTCCCGCGGGCGTTCTTCCTGGACCCGCTCGCGCGCGACTTCTACCGCAACTGGTCCGAGCTGGCCGAGATCCACGTCGGCTACCTGAGGCTCACCGCGGGCCGCTACCCCACCGACGCGCGGCTTGCCGCTCTGCTCGGCGAGATCATGATGGGCAGCGACACGTTCGCCGGACTGTGGGCAACGGGCGACGTCCGAGACTGCACCACCGCCGCCATGCACATCCAGCACCCGACCGCCGGCGCTCTCAGCGTCACCTACCAGGTCTGGCTCCAACCCGACAGCCCCGACCACCGCCTGGAGTTCTACACCCCGAACGACCGCGGCTCCGCCGACGCCCTGCGGACGCTGATCCCTTAG
- a CDS encoding cytochrome P450: protein MSLAAIPRAKGSIPGLGHLPRLARDPLAVLRSLHAEGPVLRLDVGPVPVVVVTSAAAVNDLMVKQARSFVKGRLFDRVRPLVGNGLANSDEPQHMRHRRLMQPMFYKERLAGYAEVMSERADRLAGSWTADQKFDVNEVMTTFAIETLAATLFSADIGRSAVDAVREDLPIILRNMILRALAPQFTDSWPIWKKFDTAAARMRAVIDEVITATRASAPAGRTDLLSLLLSARDDTGEGLTDEQVRDELTTMLFAGSETVASTLSWALHHLAQHPDVEQQLLAEIDQVVGDGKVTFAHVTQLPSITRVLDEAIRLHGVVTLMRRTTEPVSIGGYELPAETEVLMSLYALHRNPDLYPDPDRFDPDRWLPEQVAARPREHVVPFGAGNRKCIGDRYAWMEATIALATILPRWKLRPVPGSKSPREATAAMAHPTRMPMVVLPR, encoded by the coding sequence GTGTCTTTGGCAGCCATACCCCGCGCCAAGGGAAGCATCCCCGGCCTCGGCCATCTCCCGAGACTGGCACGCGACCCGCTGGCCGTTCTGCGATCTCTGCATGCCGAGGGGCCCGTCCTACGGCTCGACGTCGGCCCGGTGCCTGTGGTGGTGGTGACCAGCGCCGCCGCCGTCAACGACCTGATGGTCAAACAGGCGCGGAGCTTTGTGAAGGGACGCTTGTTCGACCGCGTGCGGCCTCTGGTCGGCAACGGTCTGGCGAACAGCGACGAGCCGCAGCACATGCGCCACCGGCGCCTCATGCAGCCCATGTTCTACAAGGAGCGTCTCGCCGGCTACGCGGAGGTGATGAGCGAGCGGGCCGACAGACTGGCCGGCTCCTGGACTGCCGACCAGAAGTTCGACGTGAACGAGGTGATGACCACCTTCGCCATCGAGACACTGGCCGCCACCCTGTTCTCCGCCGACATCGGCCGCAGCGCCGTTGATGCGGTCCGCGAGGACCTCCCGATCATCCTGAGGAACATGATCCTGCGGGCACTCGCACCGCAGTTCACCGACAGCTGGCCCATCTGGAAGAAGTTCGACACCGCGGCAGCGCGCATGCGAGCGGTCATAGACGAAGTCATCACTGCGACGCGCGCCTCCGCCCCCGCGGGCCGCACCGACCTTCTGTCCCTGCTGCTTTCCGCCCGGGACGACACCGGGGAAGGCCTTACTGACGAGCAGGTCAGGGACGAGCTGACGACGATGCTGTTCGCCGGCTCCGAGACGGTCGCCTCGACGCTGTCGTGGGCGCTGCACCACTTGGCCCAGCACCCGGACGTCGAGCAGCAGCTGCTGGCGGAGATCGACCAGGTAGTGGGAGACGGGAAGGTCACCTTCGCGCACGTCACGCAGCTGCCGAGCATCACCCGGGTCCTGGACGAGGCGATACGCCTGCACGGCGTGGTCACCCTGATGCGGCGGACCACCGAACCTGTCTCCATAGGGGGCTACGAGCTGCCCGCGGAGACCGAGGTCCTGATGAGCCTCTACGCCCTGCACCGCAATCCTGACCTGTACCCGGACCCCGACCGCTTCGACCCCGACCGGTGGCTGCCCGAACAGGTCGCCGCGCGCCCCCGGGAGCACGTGGTGCCGTTCGGGGCCGGGAACCGCAAATGCATCGGGGACCGGTACGCCTGGATGGAGGCCACGATCGCGTTGGCCACGATTTTGCCCCGGTGGAAGCTTCGTCCGGTCCCGGGGAGCAAGTCCCCGCGGGAGGCGACGGCGGCGATGGCCCATCCGACGCGCATGCCGATGGTCGTCCTCCCTCGCTGA
- a CDS encoding GNAT family N-acetyltransferase, whose protein sequence is MSDTVVLRAGATPCAPSLVLRPWRVDDVSALVSAYRDPVLRRWTSSAVESEADAVRWVRVQRRGWAAGNRFSFAVLEEQPDAAHGQLVANLVLKEVTPGKPAAEVGYWTAAHARGRSVAPRALAVLTTWAFNTFGAGGLKRLDLLHQVDNSASCRVAHKSGYAFDRVLPATPPAFPLDGHLHTRHRDA, encoded by the coding sequence CTGAGCGACACCGTCGTACTGCGTGCGGGCGCGACGCCGTGCGCCCCCTCTCTCGTTCTTCGCCCCTGGCGCGTGGACGACGTTTCCGCGCTCGTCTCGGCGTACAGGGATCCCGTACTGCGCCGCTGGACGAGCTCCGCCGTGGAGAGCGAGGCTGACGCGGTCCGGTGGGTGCGGGTCCAGCGTCGGGGATGGGCGGCAGGCAACCGGTTCAGCTTCGCGGTCCTGGAAGAACAACCCGATGCAGCCCACGGGCAACTGGTCGCCAACCTGGTCCTCAAGGAAGTGACACCCGGCAAACCGGCGGCCGAGGTGGGCTATTGGACCGCGGCGCACGCTCGCGGGCGGAGTGTGGCGCCCCGCGCTCTGGCTGTCCTCACCACCTGGGCCTTCAACACCTTCGGGGCCGGCGGGCTGAAGCGCCTGGATCTTCTGCATCAGGTGGACAACTCGGCCTCGTGCCGCGTGGCGCACAAGAGCGGGTACGCCTTCGACAGGGTCCTGCCCGCAACGCCGCCCGCCTTCCCTCTCGACGGCCATCTGCACACGCGGCACAGAGATGCCTGA
- a CDS encoding TetR/AcrR family transcriptional regulator gives MSPKQQRGEVTADLLLQAALRVFVEQGEQKVTVNAVCQASGVSLGSLYHHFGSIDGLFVALGHRWLGRMLEELTGSLVGARDARSGIEAVVAAYLRFTQEHRDAALFLHSSYAERYGWAQGRAIRDAQEARLSPVAAWLDPLVAAGEIAPLPQPLVESLILGPVVAVARRWLAGYGDVDLDEAARVLPDRIWQALRP, from the coding sequence ATGAGCCCGAAGCAGCAGCGCGGCGAGGTGACCGCTGATCTGCTTCTTCAGGCCGCGCTGCGGGTGTTCGTGGAGCAGGGCGAGCAGAAGGTGACCGTCAACGCGGTCTGCCAGGCCAGCGGGGTGAGCCTCGGCAGCCTCTACCACCACTTCGGCAGCATCGACGGCCTGTTCGTGGCGCTCGGCCACCGCTGGCTGGGCCGCATGCTCGAGGAGTTGACCGGCTCCCTCGTGGGCGCCCGTGACGCCCGCTCCGGCATCGAGGCCGTGGTGGCGGCGTATCTGCGGTTCACCCAGGAGCACCGGGACGCGGCCCTGTTCCTGCACTCGTCCTACGCCGAGCGTTACGGCTGGGCGCAGGGTCGCGCGATCCGCGACGCCCAGGAGGCCCGACTGTCCCCGGTCGCCGCGTGGCTCGACCCGCTGGTTGCCGCCGGGGAGATCGCGCCGCTGCCCCAGCCGCTCGTCGAGTCGCTGATCCTCGGCCCGGTCGTCGCCGTCGCCCGACGCTGGCTCGCGGGCTACGGCGACGTCGATCTCGACGAGGCGGCGAGGGTCCTCCCGGACCGTATCTGGCAGGCCCTGCGCCCCTAG
- a CDS encoding GNAT family N-acetyltransferase translates to MTEPGPVAWPPVPTRTERLVLRESEARDRAAFIELFASPEVGTYIGGSRARDELERAVPEVPGRRQGLFVIDLDGTMIGMITLDRRDAERPGHIRPDAGETELGYMLLPQAWGHGYAAEACTAALDWFADALPGEPVVLCTRTANDRAMRLAAKLGFIEVERFEEYGAEQWFGLWSPVTPSGEPAT, encoded by the coding sequence ATGACCGAACCGGGACCCGTCGCCTGGCCCCCTGTCCCGACAAGGACCGAACGGCTCGTGCTCCGAGAGTCCGAGGCCCGGGACCGTGCGGCGTTCATCGAGCTGTTCGCCTCGCCGGAGGTAGGCACCTACATCGGAGGCTCTCGAGCGCGTGACGAGCTCGAACGCGCGGTACCCGAGGTGCCTGGGCGACGCCAGGGCCTGTTCGTGATCGACCTCGACGGAACGATGATCGGCATGATCACACTCGATCGGCGCGACGCAGAGCGTCCGGGGCACATCCGTCCGGATGCCGGGGAGACCGAGCTCGGCTACATGCTCCTGCCGCAGGCGTGGGGACACGGGTACGCCGCAGAGGCGTGCACGGCGGCACTCGACTGGTTCGCCGACGCGCTTCCCGGCGAGCCGGTGGTGCTCTGCACCCGGACCGCCAACGACCGCGCGATGCGCCTCGCGGCGAAGCTGGGGTTCATCGAGGTGGAGCGGTTCGAGGAGTACGGCGCGGAGCAGTGGTTCGGCCTGTGGTCCCCGGTCACGCCGTCCGGTGAGCCGGCGACCTGA
- a CDS encoding TetR/AcrR family transcriptional regulator: MSVRKQARNQGGRPRDSRVDDAIASAVRELLAEVGYARLTMAEVAARAGVGKAAIYRRHATKQEMIFDVLLPDQFLAVAPDRGSLRADLAAVLAEIAASMAHPPQGTIPGLLADIHADPALRDRFDEKYLGAQRQTLTEILDRAAARGELATRPDPAILNALLVGPVFAWLFLLSGSPSQLPSLTSALLGATLALAGPGPAGAPAGSGSETVT; the protein is encoded by the coding sequence ATGTCCGTGCGAAAGCAAGCCCGCAATCAGGGGGGCCGCCCCCGAGACAGCCGCGTCGACGACGCCATCGCCTCCGCCGTTCGAGAGCTGCTGGCGGAGGTGGGATACGCGCGGCTCACCATGGCCGAGGTGGCCGCGCGAGCGGGCGTGGGCAAGGCGGCGATCTACCGGCGCCACGCGACCAAACAAGAAATGATCTTCGACGTTCTCCTGCCGGATCAGTTCCTGGCCGTGGCACCCGACCGCGGATCGCTCCGCGCCGACCTCGCCGCCGTGCTCGCCGAGATCGCGGCGAGCATGGCCCATCCGCCGCAGGGGACGATCCCGGGCCTGCTGGCCGATATCCATGCCGACCCCGCACTGCGTGACCGGTTCGACGAGAAGTACCTCGGAGCCCAGCGTCAGACCCTCACGGAGATCCTGGACCGTGCGGCCGCGCGCGGCGAACTGGCCACCCGCCCCGACCCGGCCATCCTCAACGCCCTGTTGGTCGGCCCCGTCTTCGCTTGGCTGTTCCTGCTGTCCGGTTCCCCCAGTCAACTCCCCTCGCTGACCTCCGCGCTCCTCGGCGCGACGCTCGCCCTCGCCGGCCCCGGACCTGCCGGCGCCCCGGCCGGTTCCGGCAGTGAGACCGTGACGTGA
- a CDS encoding LLM class flavin-dependent oxidoreductase, whose amino-acid sequence MKFSYALLPDYPLQESLASIRLADELGFHACYAADETWHKDLWLLFAVAAGQTSTIRLGPSVSPVTLREPTLIAQALATLDELSGGRAEAVLSSGNFGLLAQYGIDWTRTRPLSRVKEALHVVRTLLDEGVITHQGEFYTYESLFTFARPVQERVPLKLGAMRGPKSFEAAGELSDGCHHALSYTAEAYEYAVSHIRAGAERAGKDWRSLDIGAWVVFATGHDSERAKEAARSMVGIYASSMPEKQLLRNGVDPAELKPVIEAIGAGDLARGIELTTPEVAERLSVAGTPAECAEKIRTQIAPSGVNHIICAVTDSRMVRTFTGRELDGVADVDTQLRLIHEHLMPAFT is encoded by the coding sequence ATGAAGTTCAGCTACGCGCTGTTACCCGACTACCCGTTACAGGAGTCGTTGGCGTCCATCAGGCTCGCCGACGAACTGGGCTTCCACGCCTGTTACGCCGCCGACGAGACCTGGCACAAGGACCTGTGGCTGCTGTTCGCCGTGGCTGCCGGACAGACCAGCACCATCCGCCTCGGACCGAGCGTTTCACCGGTCACCCTGCGGGAGCCCACACTGATCGCGCAGGCGCTGGCAACGCTCGACGAACTCTCCGGCGGCCGGGCCGAAGCAGTGCTGTCCAGCGGCAACTTCGGCCTCCTCGCCCAGTACGGCATCGACTGGACCCGCACCCGCCCCCTGTCCCGCGTCAAAGAAGCACTGCATGTCGTGCGGACCCTGCTGGACGAGGGCGTCATCACCCATCAGGGCGAGTTCTACACCTACGAGAGCCTGTTCACCTTCGCCCGCCCGGTCCAGGAGCGCGTGCCTCTCAAGCTGGGCGCCATGCGGGGCCCCAAGTCCTTCGAGGCCGCCGGCGAACTCTCCGACGGATGCCACCACGCGCTCAGTTACACGGCCGAGGCCTACGAGTACGCCGTCAGCCACATCAGAGCGGGAGCAGAACGCGCGGGCAAGGACTGGCGCTCCCTCGATATCGGCGCCTGGGTGGTGTTCGCCACCGGGCACGACTCAGAGCGAGCGAAGGAGGCGGCTCGCAGCATGGTCGGCATCTACGCCTCCTCCATGCCTGAGAAACAACTCCTGCGCAACGGCGTCGATCCCGCCGAGCTGAAGCCCGTGATCGAGGCGATCGGCGCAGGCGACCTGGCCAGGGGCATCGAGCTCACCACACCGGAGGTCGCCGAGCGGCTGTCCGTCGCGGGCACACCGGCCGAGTGTGCGGAGAAGATCCGCACCCAGATCGCCCCCAGCGGGGTCAACCACATCATCTGCGCCGTCACCGACAGCCGAATGGTGCGCACCTTCACGGGCCGTGAACTCGACGGCGTGGCCGACGTCGACACCCAACTACGCCTCATCCACGAGCACCTCATGCCCGCGTTCACCTGA
- a CDS encoding MarR family winged helix-turn-helix transcriptional regulator produces MEIVHLLRAVAVDLGRHSARFARSNGMHPTDVRALIALMDAARAGEEVTAGRLGVALGLNSAGTTALIDRLERAGHVRRVRGERDRRKVTVEVDEQAVTLGRSHFGPLIDRAVELLRGYDERELAAIRGFLAGMREAAAQGLPA; encoded by the coding sequence ATGGAGATCGTCCACCTGCTGCGGGCGGTGGCCGTCGACCTGGGGAGGCACAGCGCCCGGTTCGCCCGGAGCAACGGCATGCACCCCACCGATGTGCGGGCGCTGATCGCCCTGATGGACGCCGCCCGCGCCGGCGAGGAGGTCACTGCCGGACGGCTGGGCGTCGCGCTCGGTCTGAACTCGGCGGGCACCACAGCACTGATCGACCGGCTGGAACGGGCCGGACATGTACGGCGCGTGCGTGGCGAACGGGACCGCCGCAAAGTCACCGTCGAGGTGGACGAGCAGGCCGTCACCCTGGGTCGGTCCCACTTCGGACCGCTGATCGACCGGGCGGTGGAGCTGCTGCGGGGATACGACGAGCGCGAACTGGCAGCGATCCGGGGCTTCCTGGCCGGGATGCGGGAGGCGGCTGCCCAGGGTCTTCCGGCGTAG
- a CDS encoding MFS transporter produces MTTKKTHKQRERTHAASAGRSDVRSWLGLLVVLGPVLLVSMDGSILFLAMPRVSQALTPTADQALWILDGYGFAVGSLLIAFGNIGDRYGRLRLLTVGAATFGLASTAAAFASTPELLIVCRVLMGVAGATLLPSALAVLSELFPEPRRRARAIGIFAAAFAAGFAVGPVVGGLLLERFWWGSVFLVNLPVIALFLAFAPVLLGEVRAALPGRVDALSVLTSAAGLLFTIYGLKHLAADGIAVLPVGAMAGGAALLIWFAARQRRLVHPLIDFSLFRDRVFTIAIITGLLPLAAWSAAAYLAGIYLQSVLDLDVLHAALLALPGAAVLTVTSVVVPGIVDRVGKRAVLVTGHFAIAAGLLALLATTATGGIGWYIASTAVAGIGYGISFAVVADTAVGAVPAERAGAAGAIAETSNEMGNALGIALLGSLAALVFRLQGPDLAPTLDETLQLPGLGAAVAAEAKAAFVTGLHIVAITTSALHAALGAVALRRLPKGESGGTPEASADPVPTSDHLETKA; encoded by the coding sequence ATGACGACGAAGAAGACGCACAAGCAGCGAGAGCGCACGCATGCGGCATCCGCCGGACGGTCGGATGTCCGCTCCTGGCTCGGCCTGCTGGTGGTTCTCGGTCCGGTCCTCCTGGTCTCCATGGACGGGTCGATCCTCTTCCTGGCGATGCCGCGGGTATCCCAGGCCCTCACCCCGACCGCCGACCAGGCACTGTGGATCCTGGACGGCTACGGCTTCGCCGTCGGCTCCCTGCTGATCGCGTTCGGCAACATCGGCGACCGGTACGGACGGCTGCGGCTGCTGACCGTCGGCGCGGCCACCTTCGGGCTGGCCTCCACCGCGGCGGCGTTCGCCTCGACACCGGAACTGCTGATCGTGTGCCGGGTACTGATGGGTGTCGCCGGTGCCACCCTGCTGCCCTCGGCGCTTGCCGTGCTGAGCGAGTTGTTCCCCGAGCCGCGTCGCCGGGCACGGGCCATCGGGATCTTCGCGGCCGCGTTCGCCGCCGGGTTCGCGGTCGGTCCGGTCGTCGGTGGGCTGCTGCTGGAGCGGTTCTGGTGGGGCTCGGTGTTCCTGGTGAACCTGCCGGTCATCGCCCTGTTCCTGGCCTTCGCGCCGGTGCTGCTCGGCGAGGTCCGCGCCGCTCTCCCCGGACGCGTCGACGCGCTCAGCGTCCTTACCTCGGCGGCCGGGCTGCTGTTCACCATCTACGGCCTGAAGCATCTGGCTGCCGACGGGATCGCCGTCCTGCCGGTCGGCGCGATGGCCGGCGGTGCTGCCCTGCTGATCTGGTTCGCGGCCCGACAGCGCCGGCTCGTCCACCCGCTGATCGATTTTTCGCTCTTCCGGGACCGTGTCTTCACCATCGCGATCATCACCGGGCTGCTGCCGCTGGCCGCCTGGTCGGCAGCCGCCTACCTGGCCGGGATCTACCTGCAGTCCGTCCTCGACCTGGACGTCCTGCACGCCGCGCTGCTGGCTCTGCCCGGAGCAGCGGTCCTCACCGTCACCTCCGTCGTCGTCCCGGGGATCGTCGACCGCGTCGGCAAGCGGGCCGTGCTGGTCACCGGGCACTTCGCCATCGCCGCCGGCCTGCTGGCGCTGCTCGCCACCACCGCCACCGGCGGCATCGGCTGGTACATCGCCTCCACCGCCGTCGCCGGGATCGGCTACGGCATCTCCTTCGCGGTGGTCGCCGACACCGCGGTCGGCGCGGTCCCCGCGGAGCGGGCCGGAGCGGCCGGCGCCATCGCCGAGACCAGCAACGAGATGGGCAACGCCCTGGGTATCGCGCTCCTCGGATCGCTGGCCGCGCTCGTCTTCCGCCTGCAGGGCCCCGACCTGGCTCCCACCCTCGACGAAACCCTCCAGCTCCCGGGCCTCGGCGCGGCGGTGGCCGCGGAGGCCAAGGCGGCCTTCGTGACCGGCCTGCACATCGTCGCGATCACCACGAGCGCGCTGCACGCGGCCCTCGGCGCGGTGGCCCTGCGCCGGCTCCCGAAGGGGGAGTCGGGCGGCACGCCCGAGGCCTCGGCCGATCCCGTGCCCACCTCGGACCACCTGGAGACCAAGGCCTGA